One window of the Lepidochelys kempii isolate rLepKem1 chromosome 23, rLepKem1.hap2, whole genome shotgun sequence genome contains the following:
- the FOSB gene encoding protein FosB isoform X4 — MYQGFPGDYDSTSRCSSSPSAESQYLSSVDSFGSPTGAAASQECSGLGEMPGSFVPTVTAITTSQDLQWLVQPTLISSMAQSQPQGQQMSHQQQPPPPAVDPYDLPGTSYSTPGMGAYSAGPSTAEAAAPSSRSARARPRRTREETVSWADLGDILLLSHFLWGISNELTPEEEEKRRVRRERNKLAAAKCRNRRRELTDRLQAETDQLEEEKAGLESEIAELQKEKERLEFVLVAHKPGCKIPYEDMPELGGQPGPSAERDLPAEPHTSGTAAATSPRTP; from the exons ATGTATCAGGGCTTCCCCGGAGACTACGACTCCACCTCCCGGTGCAGCTCGTCCCCTTCGGCCGAGTCCCAGTACCTGTCCTCGGTGGATTCCTTCGGGAGCCCCACGGGCGCCGCCGCCTCGCAG GAGTGCAGTGGCCTCGGGGAGATGCCCGGATCCTTTGTGCCCACAGTCACCGCCATAACAACTAGCCAGGACCTGCAGTGGTTGGTGCAGCCCACTCTGATCTCTTCCATGGCCCAGTCGCAGCCTCAGGGCCAACAGATGTCTCACCAGCAGCAGCCACCGCCGCCTGCAGTGGACCCCTATGACCTGCCCGGGACCAGCTATTCCACCCCAGGGATGGGCGCCTACAGCGCTGGCCCCTCAACAGCCGAAGCAGCCGCCCCATCGTCCCGCTCGGCTCGGGCTCGGCCCCGGAGGACACGGGAGGAAACGGTGAGCTGGGCGGACTTGGGGGACATTCTTCTTCTGTCGCACTTCCTCTGGGGCATCAGCAATGAG CTGAcgccggaggaggaggagaagcgaCGCGTCCGCAGGGAGAGGAACAAGCTGGCAGCGGCCAAGTGCCGGAACCGGCGCCGGGAGCTGACAGACCGACTCCAGGCG gagaCAGACCAGCTGGAGGAAGAGAAGGCAGGGCTGGAGTCCGAGATCGCGGAGCTGCAGAAGGAAAAAGAGCGCCTGGAATTTGTCCTCGTAGCTCACAAACCGGGCTGCAAAATCCCTTACGAGGACATGCCTGAGCTGGGCGGCCAGCCCGGCCCGTCGGCTGAG AGGGATCTACCTGCGGAGCCACACACCAGCGGAACAGCAGCAGCGACCAGTCCTCGGACTCCTTGA
- the FOSB gene encoding protein FosB isoform X3 has product MYQGFPGDYDSTSRCSSSPSAESQYLSSVDSFGSPTGAAASQECSGLGEMPGSFVPTVTAITTSQDLQWLVQPTLISSMAQSQPQGQQMSHQQQPPPPAVDPYDLPGTSYSTPGMGAYSAGPSTAEAAAPSSRSARARPRRTREETVSWADLGDILLLSHFLWGISNELTPEEEEKRRVRRERNKLAAAKCRNRRRELTDRLQAETDQLEEEKAGLESEIAELQKEKERLEFVLVAHKPGCKIPYEDMPELGGQPGPSAEVSSLGMPVKDDPFGPAAYPSVPLQYQQSLGVPAPGAPGPAERDLPAEPHTSGTAAATSPRTP; this is encoded by the exons ATGTATCAGGGCTTCCCCGGAGACTACGACTCCACCTCCCGGTGCAGCTCGTCCCCTTCGGCCGAGTCCCAGTACCTGTCCTCGGTGGATTCCTTCGGGAGCCCCACGGGCGCCGCCGCCTCGCAG GAGTGCAGTGGCCTCGGGGAGATGCCCGGATCCTTTGTGCCCACAGTCACCGCCATAACAACTAGCCAGGACCTGCAGTGGTTGGTGCAGCCCACTCTGATCTCTTCCATGGCCCAGTCGCAGCCTCAGGGCCAACAGATGTCTCACCAGCAGCAGCCACCGCCGCCTGCAGTGGACCCCTATGACCTGCCCGGGACCAGCTATTCCACCCCAGGGATGGGCGCCTACAGCGCTGGCCCCTCAACAGCCGAAGCAGCCGCCCCATCGTCCCGCTCGGCTCGGGCTCGGCCCCGGAGGACACGGGAGGAAACGGTGAGCTGGGCGGACTTGGGGGACATTCTTCTTCTGTCGCACTTCCTCTGGGGCATCAGCAATGAG CTGAcgccggaggaggaggagaagcgaCGCGTCCGCAGGGAGAGGAACAAGCTGGCAGCGGCCAAGTGCCGGAACCGGCGCCGGGAGCTGACAGACCGACTCCAGGCG gagaCAGACCAGCTGGAGGAAGAGAAGGCAGGGCTGGAGTCCGAGATCGCGGAGCTGCAGAAGGAAAAAGAGCGCCTGGAATTTGTCCTCGTAGCTCACAAACCGGGCTGCAAAATCCCTTACGAGGACATGCCTGAGCTGGGCGGCCAGCCCGGCCCGTCGGCTGAGGTGAGCTCTTTGGGGATGCCTGTTAAGGACGACCCGTTCGGGCCAGCTGCCTACCCATCTGTGCCCCTCCAGTACCAGCAAAGCCTGGGCGTGCCAGCACCGGGCGCACCGGGCCCAGCGGAG AGGGATCTACCTGCGGAGCCACACACCAGCGGAACAGCAGCAGCGACCAGTCCTCGGACTCCTTGA
- the FOSB gene encoding protein FosB isoform X2 — MYQGFPGDYDSTSRCSSSPSAESQYLSSVDSFGSPTGAAASQECSGLGEMPGSFVPTVTAITTSQDLQWLVQPTLISSMAQSQPQGQQMSHQQQPPPPAVDPYDLPGTSYSTPGMGAYSAGPSTAEAAAPSSRSARARPRRTREETLTPEEEEKRRVRRERNKLAAAKCRNRRRELTDRLQAETDQLEEEKAGLESEIAELQKEKERLEFVLVAHKPGCKIPYEDMPELGGQPGPSAEVSSLGMPVKDDPFGPAAYPSVPLQYQQSLGVPAPGAPGPAEVAFSSSYFTHGEPLSDPYPVNPSYTSSFVFTYPEGSTCGATHQRNSSSDQSSDSLNSPSLLAL, encoded by the exons ATGTATCAGGGCTTCCCCGGAGACTACGACTCCACCTCCCGGTGCAGCTCGTCCCCTTCGGCCGAGTCCCAGTACCTGTCCTCGGTGGATTCCTTCGGGAGCCCCACGGGCGCCGCCGCCTCGCAG GAGTGCAGTGGCCTCGGGGAGATGCCCGGATCCTTTGTGCCCACAGTCACCGCCATAACAACTAGCCAGGACCTGCAGTGGTTGGTGCAGCCCACTCTGATCTCTTCCATGGCCCAGTCGCAGCCTCAGGGCCAACAGATGTCTCACCAGCAGCAGCCACCGCCGCCTGCAGTGGACCCCTATGACCTGCCCGGGACCAGCTATTCCACCCCAGGGATGGGCGCCTACAGCGCTGGCCCCTCAACAGCCGAAGCAGCCGCCCCATCGTCCCGCTCGGCTCGGGCTCGGCCCCGGAGGACACGGGAGGAAACG CTGAcgccggaggaggaggagaagcgaCGCGTCCGCAGGGAGAGGAACAAGCTGGCAGCGGCCAAGTGCCGGAACCGGCGCCGGGAGCTGACAGACCGACTCCAGGCG gagaCAGACCAGCTGGAGGAAGAGAAGGCAGGGCTGGAGTCCGAGATCGCGGAGCTGCAGAAGGAAAAAGAGCGCCTGGAATTTGTCCTCGTAGCTCACAAACCGGGCTGCAAAATCCCTTACGAGGACATGCCTGAGCTGGGCGGCCAGCCCGGCCCGTCGGCTGAGGTGAGCTCTTTGGGGATGCCTGTTAAGGACGACCCGTTCGGGCCAGCTGCCTACCCATCTGTGCCCCTCCAGTACCAGCAAAGCCTGGGCGTGCCAGCACCGGGCGCACCGGGCCCAGCGGAGGTAGCGTTTTCTAGTTCTTACTTTACACATGGTGAGCCGCTGAGCGACCCGTACCCTGTTAACCCTTCATATACATCTTCGTTTGTGTTCACCTACCCAGAGGGATCTACCTGCGGAGCCACACACCAGCGGAACAGCAGCAGCGACCAGTCCTCGGACTCCTTGAATTCTCCCTCGCTACTCGCTTTGTGA
- the FOSB gene encoding protein FosB isoform X1 yields MYQGFPGDYDSTSRCSSSPSAESQYLSSVDSFGSPTGAAASQECSGLGEMPGSFVPTVTAITTSQDLQWLVQPTLISSMAQSQPQGQQMSHQQQPPPPAVDPYDLPGTSYSTPGMGAYSAGPSTAEAAAPSSRSARARPRRTREETVSWADLGDILLLSHFLWGISNELTPEEEEKRRVRRERNKLAAAKCRNRRRELTDRLQAETDQLEEEKAGLESEIAELQKEKERLEFVLVAHKPGCKIPYEDMPELGGQPGPSAEVSSLGMPVKDDPFGPAAYPSVPLQYQQSLGVPAPGAPGPAEVAFSSSYFTHGEPLSDPYPVNPSYTSSFVFTYPEGSTCGATHQRNSSSDQSSDSLNSPSLLAL; encoded by the exons ATGTATCAGGGCTTCCCCGGAGACTACGACTCCACCTCCCGGTGCAGCTCGTCCCCTTCGGCCGAGTCCCAGTACCTGTCCTCGGTGGATTCCTTCGGGAGCCCCACGGGCGCCGCCGCCTCGCAG GAGTGCAGTGGCCTCGGGGAGATGCCCGGATCCTTTGTGCCCACAGTCACCGCCATAACAACTAGCCAGGACCTGCAGTGGTTGGTGCAGCCCACTCTGATCTCTTCCATGGCCCAGTCGCAGCCTCAGGGCCAACAGATGTCTCACCAGCAGCAGCCACCGCCGCCTGCAGTGGACCCCTATGACCTGCCCGGGACCAGCTATTCCACCCCAGGGATGGGCGCCTACAGCGCTGGCCCCTCAACAGCCGAAGCAGCCGCCCCATCGTCCCGCTCGGCTCGGGCTCGGCCCCGGAGGACACGGGAGGAAACGGTGAGCTGGGCGGACTTGGGGGACATTCTTCTTCTGTCGCACTTCCTCTGGGGCATCAGCAATGAG CTGAcgccggaggaggaggagaagcgaCGCGTCCGCAGGGAGAGGAACAAGCTGGCAGCGGCCAAGTGCCGGAACCGGCGCCGGGAGCTGACAGACCGACTCCAGGCG gagaCAGACCAGCTGGAGGAAGAGAAGGCAGGGCTGGAGTCCGAGATCGCGGAGCTGCAGAAGGAAAAAGAGCGCCTGGAATTTGTCCTCGTAGCTCACAAACCGGGCTGCAAAATCCCTTACGAGGACATGCCTGAGCTGGGCGGCCAGCCCGGCCCGTCGGCTGAGGTGAGCTCTTTGGGGATGCCTGTTAAGGACGACCCGTTCGGGCCAGCTGCCTACCCATCTGTGCCCCTCCAGTACCAGCAAAGCCTGGGCGTGCCAGCACCGGGCGCACCGGGCCCAGCGGAGGTAGCGTTTTCTAGTTCTTACTTTACACATGGTGAGCCGCTGAGCGACCCGTACCCTGTTAACCCTTCATATACATCTTCGTTTGTGTTCACCTACCCAGAGGGATCTACCTGCGGAGCCACACACCAGCGGAACAGCAGCAGCGACCAGTCCTCGGACTCCTTGAATTCTCCCTCGCTACTCGCTTTGTGA